The following proteins are co-located in the Manihot esculenta cultivar AM560-2 chromosome 9, M.esculenta_v8, whole genome shotgun sequence genome:
- the LOC110622570 gene encoding uncharacterized protein LOC110622570, giving the protein MTSSISSSIDDKDLDDAALWAVIDSAEASHSSSKSRKPLALKYPNFQSPPQNPRCQFRNDSPISDPYRRPHKIARTCASEVSECARPLAMVRTPIANAVMYTSPEAYLSPQIRRFSPNELNDVSEVSPGSYARSEEKDVTRHCLNGRFPSVSLFKDYQNAAMAILEKSDYTMISGNPFIKKSGWRKISCYFNISYEIKDKTIEFDDNRNVQRAEFVVRAHMQGGRFSDGWGSCERREKRFLKPNHDIPSTAETRAKNKSCQDLLGIGEYRPGVSQFRQ; this is encoded by the exons ATGACCTCATCAATCTCTTCCTCAATCGACGACAAAGACCTCGACGACGCCGCATTGTGGGCCGTGATTGACTCCGCCGAGGCTTCGCACTCTTCCTCCAAGTCCCGCAAGCCACTTGCCCTCAAATACCCTAATTTCCAGTCCCCGCCTCAAAACCCTAGATGCCAATTTAGAAATGATTCACCCATTTCTGATCCTTATCGAAGACCTCACAAGATCGCCAGAACCTGCGCTTCCGAAGTCAGCGAATGTGCTAGGCCGCTGGCTATGGTCAGGACGCCCATCGCCAATGCGGTGATGTATACATCTCCCGAGGCTTACTTGTCACCGCAGATAAGGAGGTTTAGTCCGAATGAGCTCAATGATGTTTCGGAAGTTTCTCCAGGTAGCTATGCGCGTAGTGAGGAGAAGGATGTTACAAGGCATTGCTTGAATGGGAGGTTTCCTTCGGTTTCACTCTTCAAGGATTATCAGAATGCAGCTATGGCG attttggagaaatctgaTTACACGATGATTTCTGGGAACCCTTTCATTAAAAAATCTG GTTGGAGGAAGATATCATGTTACTTCAATATCTCTTATGAAATCAAAGACAAGACCATAGAATTCGATGATAACCGAAATGTTCAGCGTGCTGAGTTTGTTGTTCGCGCGCATATGCA GGGTGGCAGGTTTTCTGATGGATGGGGCTCATGCGAGAGGCGTGAGAAGAGATTCTTAAAACCAAATCATGATATTCCTAGCACAGCTGAAACCAGAGCAAAAAACAAATCCTGTCAG GACCTACTAGGGATTGGAGAATATCGACCTGGTGTAAGCCAatttcgtcaataa